The genomic DNA CATTACCAAGGTGTACACCCTAACCTGGAATACATCAGGCTGGGATTGGGCATCTTGTGGACCAACAAGCACCAGTTTACTGCCCTGACCAATGAGAGGCTGAAGTTTACAAGGTGAGGTCTTGAAGTCTGCTCGCTCCTGTCCTCTTGAAGTTAAACTTTTTGGATGATAATAAACCAGAGCTCCACCCCACAACTGAACCTGTAGTTTATGCACaaaattttattatgtatatcatGCTGACAGAAGCAATACAATGGCAAATTTTATTTCAAGCTATACTACATATAGCAAAGTACTTCAGAAACTAAAAAATAGACTATTTCCCTACCCAGTATCTATGCCAAGCTGACACTGCAGGTCTTCTGCCATCTTTAATAACAGTCTTTCTTTTCAAAGGCCCTTGAACACCACATTCTTCTCCACTTACTTCAAACACTACTTCTGTATCAGAATCAGAAGAAAGTCCTGACCTggatataaaaacaaacacttaGTAGTAGTATCTCCCAGAGTTTATAACTTAAAGTATCTCCCAGAGTTTATACATAACTTTAAGGGCAATCATTACTGTTTATATATAGCACGAGATACGTAGGGGAATGATTATGACAAGGAAAACTAATGTGTGTTAACAATCTCAATCTGCTATTTCCATGCAACCTTATGAATATACACGGAATAGTTTTTGTGAGGCTTTAAAATACATATCAACATCATCCTaaagattttatcattttaaattttaacaTCTTGACTCTTCTCTGATTGTGCACTTTCTGATCTCAGTCTTCATCTGTTCTCCTTTTCTAGGATTTCCTTGGGCTTTCTAGGAATCTGTTCTGCCATTTCCTTCTCTACTATTTTTCTGGCTAAGTATTCCTCATCCTTTCTTATTCAAGTCACTGGATATGACACCTCGCCTCAGTTTCATTTGTAATACAATCTTCCCACCACAATCTGGCCATGAATTATAAGTCTATAATCACACTTTTCAAAATCTCCTTCATACTTAATGTCAGAGCCCACATTTCTACTACATAATAGTGATACAGGTATTATGCACTACATCTTAAATCTTAAATGAgatacctttattttttattaataatgtagCTATCTACAGTGCTTATCTAATCCCAGCTGCTGATAGTTGCTCTTGCTGTCTCATCAACTGTCTTCTTTACAATCCAAACATGCTcccaaaagaacaaaaatattcttaattcTAAGGTCTACCCTCCTACCACCACAAAGTTCTTCACCATCTGCTTTTAAACATTTTGACACCCTAGACATTTCTAATATGTGGCACCATCTGTTAAATTTAGTACACAGTGCTTAAGCCACACTTTTGCTGCAGCAGCCACATGGCTACTTCCTGTAggaacttttatatatctttactcTAGTCACCTTAAGCTCTCTTGATTTTCAATGCTCTCCTCTCCATgaattacttacggttctttgcagtgtcccttcgggccctagctgcaactactttcattcctttaggttttcctcctgttacacctttcaaaccttttactgtcaattttcgttttagCGCTGAAGGACCTGTTGCCCAGTGCttagcataatgccaaaaatatatataaatcaaatcaatctgcacttatttttatgcatttaaagTTTTCATACTCTTCCTCTGATATTTTAGTTAAGATTAGGTTATTTGATTATAGCAGTTCCAGGGGTCCTCCTTTTCTGCACACCATCTTCCTGAAATTTGAAAGTCCTTTGGTTCATGCCAGCATCCGtcagtatatattaattttcatcctccagaaattttttaaaatactgccTCAGTTATTCCAGCTTTTCTTTCCAACTTTATGTTctgaatttttatcttttataggcTTTGCCACTATTATGACTTTTCCATTATTTATCAGTCACTTTTGCCatcttgaatattttctttttcccttctgcTGTCTTGAGAGCctgatttctttctttacaacTCAATGTTCTtgccctctctctcatctcctgaCTGTGTGTATATTGTACACCGCAATTCCCATCCTTGCATGTCCTCGGCCAAAGCATGGAAGTTCTTTatatattctttctctttctctatatcCCTTCCTCAAAATCACACAACAGTACTACTTCTACAGTACTGCATTTGTGTCTTCTTTTAGCGGTTTTTACTGAACACTTCAGTGTTATTTTTTCTAACACTTTTCCTTATCCTCCTTTATTTACTTCAACTGTTTTCAATTGCAAATTGAATCACCTTTCAGCTGGCTCCAATATGTCAAATATGCCTCATCTAGTATAAACAGTACAATCCTTTTTTTAATACCATCTGTACTTGTCATCAGTTTACCGTCTGTCTCAGCCTCTCAACTCTTGTATGTTATGAACGTCTTCTCTTGGTTTCTTGAACACTGAGTCTAGCAGCTTTAAAGCTTGTTGTTAACAGAATTCCAATACTGCTTCTCCTTCCTTCATTTTCTCTGAATCTTTATCTTCCCATCAAACTTTACAGCCAACTCTCTCTATTTGTGTTCAGCCACTGAAGTTTTCTCTTACCAGTATCCTCTAATACTGTGCCATTTTTGTCACTTCATTTGatgaccatattttttttttattaaggcttCCTAACTGTGGTAGGTCCATGGAGTACATACAATGAAAGCATGTACTACTTAGAATATATGACAGTATAGATAAATCACTACTGATTTTGCTGAAAGGTGACTATTTTACAGCACTACTATGTTCTCATTTCACTGTAATTCTAGTTACAATGTTGTGTATTACCATATATCCCAAGACTAGTAAAGACTTTATAATAATCTTTTAAATTCTTTGATGTAACCAATAAATTTTTGTAAATGCTTGGGAAAAATTAGACATGGACAGTTTTCAGTCTCTTAAATCACTATTTCTCAGCAAAAAGTGTAGCATATAAAAGGCTACTGTCTACAGTATGCCACTTTGCAGCAGCAATCTCCCGCAATTGCAGTTTTATACCTTTTACTTTACATTTCTTCCCTTCAGTCTTGTTCCATCCAGCTCTGCCTCATTCCTAGTTTCACCTGTCATTTAATGACAAATCATTCGTTCCATCCCcacaaaaatttacaaaattgatTCGGTGGTCTGAGTAAACtaattttttcataatgataataataattacaaaagaaaGTGAAGAATACAGTAGGATGTCATTTGGAATAATGAAATACTACTGTAAGTGACTGAGTTTTGCTAATGCAAGTAACTGACATTCTCTACTCATGGCAGACAACATCAATTTAATTAATCCTGCGTGCAAAGTTTCAACATTTATGCATTTACAATGAACAATTACTGCTATGCTAACCCCTGTCATCACCTGAGTCAATCTTCATTTCAACTACGGAATTTTCACGATGTTAGCTACAAATATCTAAACCTCAAATTAGGTCAAGCATTTCACATCACAAGTTTCAAATCCTTGACTATTGTATGCCTTTCAAGAGATTTACTGTTGAGACGAAGGCAatatatgggaggatgcttgAGTAAAAAGCCGATAATAACTTCACAGGCCacaacaccatttttttttacttacttccTCTTCACGGAACATCAACTGTAGTTATAACTTTTACCAACAGAGGCGCTGGCGGCAAAACACAGACAATGttataaataaatggtaaacttaaataaatatgtatagaattattcatcttgagtTTATTACTCAACATTTACCTCTTAGGAAAGGGAGTACACTCAAAGGAAAGGAAGTACAACTTGAGAACTTTTCCTTCCAGTTTCTTCCAAATCAAACTTACTTCAGTCACTTCAATTTCCTACATCAAGCCTAAGGAGGATCACCATTTCCAGTTTGTTTCACAACAATCCAAACTGGTTTTACTTAGCCTTTCGTGTGTGTGTTCGCAAATCCCCAAATGCTCAAAATTTGGAAGACAAAGTAGATTGGTTGCTGCCGCCAGGTGGCACCCTTGCATGTCACCAGGTCTCCAGCAGGAAACTGAATCATGTATTGTGTCTGCTGACTTGCTCTTGGATTGTGTTTGGATTGCTTTTCAGTCTCATCTCTGAAGTGAACATAAAAACACTGAATTTTCTAGGAAAATTCCTGTCATTATGTTTCATCCCTTGTGTTAATACTCTAGTGCTGTTTTTGTTCTGGTATTCATATTCTGCTGTTTTTAAAGTGCTTTCCAGTTTGATGTTGTTCTGCTACTCAGTAACAATGGTTCAATTTGTGACTGGCTAGTGTGCTTGTTTCTGGCTCAGCTCAGTGCTTGTTAATTTTGGTAAAAGTTAATTTTGTCTTCTTTTGAATTgtcctttattttaattatttattgactaAATTATATTTCNNNNNNNNNNNNNNNNNNNNNNNNNNNNNNNNNNNNNNNNNNNNNNNNNNNNNNNNNNNNNNNNNNNNNNNNNNNNNNNNNNNNNNNNNNNNNNNNNNNNNNNNNNNNNNNNNNNNNNNNNNNNNNNNNNNNNNNNNNNNNNNNNNNNNNNNNNNNNNNNNNNNNNNNNNNNNNNNNNNNNNNNNNNNNNNNNNNNNNNNNNNNNNNNNNNNNNNNNNNNNNNNNNNNNNNNNNNNNNNNNNNNNNNNNNNNNNNNNNNNNNNNNNNNNNNNNNNNNNNNNNNNNNNNNNNNNNNNNNNNNNNNNNNNNNNNNNNNNNNNNNNNNNNNNNNNNNNNNNNNNNNNNNNNNNNNNNNNNNNNNNNNNNNNNNNNNNNNNNNNNNNNNNNNNNNNNNNNNNNNNNNNNNNNNNNNNNNNNNNNNNNNNNNNNNNNNNNNNNNNNNNNNNNNNNNNNNNNNNNNNNNNNNNNNNNNNNNNNNNNNNNNNNNNNNNNNNNNNNNNACTAAATTATATTTCAGTTAAATGTACAAACTATAactattttgtgttattttcttcatctctttcttttgATGCAAACTTTTGTACTTTGCTTTTTGGGATCTTTTATATGAATGTCTGTTTTAGAGTACTATGTTAGTATTGAGCCCTTATTTAAATGCTTGCCAACTTCCCCTTTATCCCCAGGACTTACTTAGTAAGCATGGAatgtgaaatgatattgttaagatacaataaagttttgtacatacttacctggcagatatatacttagctatagactccgtcgtcccgacagaaattcgaatttcgcggcacacgctgcaggtaggtcaggtgatctaccgcccctgccgctgggtggcaggaataggaacaattaccgttctagaaccagattttctcttccacctgtctcctgaggggaggttgggtgggccatcaatcgtatatatctgccaggtaagtatgtacaaaactttattgtatcttaacaatatcatttttgtacatggaacttacccagcagatatatacttagctgattgacacccttggtggtgggaaagagacaactatttactgaatagacaggtaaacaacatacgttgtaggtataaataaatcaaaaccttgggttcctacttgatcaggcggaagactccatggctaatgcctaggatctgcttcgcctcaagagcctcagcgaggatgtacctatggctaagagttcttgtgggtctgtcgatggggtcttatccatttactcgacagagaacctcttacatgacaatatgcctatgcctagtggcataattaaggagcacaacaccgatcccgatcacctgatcctaacacgagggttagtgcttaagttgaaaagagttatctacaaactcctttcaaacaacccaaagaaaaacttgacgttaaataaaatttaactcactagttaaggatcagtatctgctccctatcccagcaatgtatccgcagacacgtatcaaccaagagagaaggatccctcgaaggttatcttgacatccttcggataatgggaagtcaacaccgAGTGCATctccgtatgtgacagctaatatgtccttatgacatattgttagggaaagaacaagaattcggaaaagctcgcacttcatgcgcttttaattctcagctgtttgaaggaatcatcaatgcacttaacaagtgcttaggagatcacaatgtctcaaagaaggccagggcgttctttgatatagatctcttctgggtgaagcctggagcctggctagcgcttcgtgcctggcaggcgcctagcgcctgtcgtagcgcctcgcgcctggctggagccttgcgccatgaatggcgcctagagcctggctggagctcGCGCCTGGagggcgccttgcgcctgcctggcgctcgcgcctggctggtgcctgattggctcctccttcctggctagcgcctcgcgcctggctggagccttgcgtctggctggtgccttgcgcctggaaggacctggagcctggcagaagacttcatgattactgtctatgagtctgcatgcctcaagagtttcagcgaggtagggacctatgactgacaaacccttctggatcatgttatcgtacataaaccctcttgtcagatatgtgcttggttttctagtagcaagctcactactgtcgcacgggagcagagtgtcattgctggtaggggatcaagggtatgtatgactagtaggggagtacaaaatttttttttttgtatattttgtaatgaaagtgtaattatgtttcgagtttttttggttgtttgtgaggagttcggggataactccttacaatcttagaactaacatggatgttaggatcaggtgatcgggatcggttttgtgctccttgaacaaggtgtattgtcatggttatagtggaatagcacccaatgacaaaggcctttaggagctccctcctctctatctctgccgagtaagtggataagaccccattggcagacccacaagaactcttagccatagatcattatctcgctgaggctcttgaggctaagcagactccaaggcagtagccgcgaagtcttcagcctaataaggtaggaaccaaggtttataaatacctataacatatgttgtttacctgtctatttcagtagttacttctaagtcctccaagcactgactcttcgacttggccctgatcagccagtcgtccaagtagagggagatgtttatcccctctaggtgaagccatcttgctacattcgccatcaggttggtgaatacttgtggggctgtagacagtccgaagcacagagccctgaactgaaagatcttgtctcctatcacaaagcgaagatatttctttgacaaatggtga from Macrobrachium nipponense isolate FS-2020 chromosome 43, ASM1510439v2, whole genome shotgun sequence includes the following:
- the LOC135214026 gene encoding ras-specific guanine nucleotide-releasing factor RalGPS1-like isoform X1, producing MSGLSSDSDTEVVFEVSGEECGVQGPLKRKTVIKDGRRPAVSAWHRYWVQLWGGALVYYHPKSLTSRGQERADFKTSPCKLQPLIGQGSKLVLVGPQDAQSQPDVFQVRVYTLLSDPGKATIYKFRAPSVSAAKSWIYNLQQALTENIQRPPENLITFE
- the LOC135214026 gene encoding ras-specific guanine nucleotide-releasing factor RalGPS1-like isoform X2, translated to MSGLSSDSDTEVVFEVSGEECGVQGPLKRKTVIKDGRRPAVSAWHRYWVQLWGGALVYYHPKSLTSRGQERADFKTSPCKLQPLIGQGSKLVLVGPQDAQSQPDVFQLSDPGKATIYKFRAPSVSAAKSWIYNLQQALTENIQRPPENLITFE